TGAATACACAGGGATACACtatataaatagacagtaggaaaccctaggggcctacacaattacataaatgcccctaggttaataaccctattttcaacactccccctcaagttggagaaTAGATATCAACAAGGCCCAACTTGCTTACACAATAATCAAAGCACTGTCTTAGTAACCCCTTTTTAAGCACATCTGTAACTTGCGAATTTGAAGGAATATAAGGGATGCATATGTTTCCATTGTCCAATCTCTCCTTAATGAAATGTCTGTCAATCTCTACGTGTTTAGTTCTGTCATATTGAATCGGGTTATTTGCAATATTGATGGCAGCTTTGTTgtcacaaaacaatttcatcGGAAGCTCATTTTCTTGCTGGAGATCAGATAACACTTTCtccaaccagatttcttcacaaatcccCAGACTCATGGCCCTATACTCAGCCTCAGCACTACTTCTAGCATTGATCccttgtttcttacttctccaGGTGACTAGATTACCCCGGACAAATGTACAACACCCAAACGTCGACTTTCTGTCAACAACAGAGCCTGCCCAATTAGAATCAGTGTAATCTTCAACGGATTGTTTATTAGACTTTTTGAACATCAAACCCTTGCCAGGAGTTCCTTTCAGGTATCGAAGGATATGTTCAACTGTTGTCATATGATCTTCACAGGGAGCCTACATAAACTGACTGATAACACCTACTGCATATGAAATATCTGGCCTTGTGTAAGAAAAGTAGATCAACTTCTCAACTAAACgctgatacctttctttattaaCAGGAACTCTATCATTCTTCTCACAGAGCTTTGCATTGTACTCTACTGGTGTGTCAATAGATTTTCATCCAGTTATGCCCGTTTCTTTTAGTAAGTCCAAAGTGTATTTTTGTTGAGAAACTGAGATACCTTCTTTTGATCGAGTCACTTCCATTCCCAGAAAGTATCTTAGCTTACcgaggtctttaatttcaaaatttttggcCATCTTTGTTTTGAGCCTCATGATCTCAGCATCACTATccccaaataaaataatgtcatCAACGTAGACAATAAGAACAACTATCGTCCCTGATTTCGACCTTTTTGTAAATAGAGTGTGATCAGAATGCCCCGTTTCAATCCGTATAGCGACTTTCTCAATCTACACACCCTGTTTTTGAACTGACTCTCGAACCNTCCGTATAGCGACTTTCTCAATCTACACACCCTGTTTTTGAACTGACTCTCGAACCTAGAAGGaggactcatatagacttcctctTCAAGTTCCCCATTCATAAAagcatttttaatatcaaattggtGTAGGGGCCAATCCTTATTTACAACAATTGACAAAAGTACTCGAATAGTGTTAAGTTTGGCCACGGGAGAAAAATTTTCAGAGTAATCTACTCCATAGGTCTGAGTAAAACCTCTAACAACGAGCCTAGCCTTGTACGGTCAATCGTCCCATTTGACTTGTATTTTATAGTAAACACTCATTTGCATCCAACTGTCTTGTGCCCTTTAGGCAGAGTCACTTGTTCCCAAgtttcattcttctcaagagctctcatttcttccataataGCAGATCTCCATTCTAgttttttcattgcaacacttatgtCATTTGGAACCATCACAGTGTCCAGACTGGTAGTGAACGCTTTGAACTCGGGTACCAGATTACTATACGTCAGGTAACTATGCATAGGGTATTTAGTACATGAACGAGTGCCTTTCCTCAGAGCTATAAGAAAATCAAGTGATACATCACGATCCTTCAACTTTCCAGGCTCCTCACCATGATCGGCTATCTTTGTATCAGAGATTTCAGTAGTATCCTCCAGATCATCATTAACTAGAATCATTTCATTCTCAATTGTCTCCTCTTCTGCCATTCTTTCAGTATTACTACTTCCTTCGCCCTTATCCTGCCTGCATTCATCAGTCTCCATACACACATCAACATCATTAGTTTCAGGAATGTACGTACCTGATCCGATGGTGGGATTGACTCATATACTAGAGCCGACAGTTTTGGTTCGACAGGTGACACTACTTCCTTCCTGAGATCCTTCCTATAGTAAGTTTTCCAAGGAACTTGGTTGGTAGGAAGGACCGGGTCGTCATACTCAGAACTAGGCTTAGACGAGATATGAATAAGAGTTGACTCTAAGGGAATAGCATAAGAGAACCAGTTAGTCTTTTCATTCAtgttctccccctgaagatgactaataGGAAAGAACGGTTGATCCTCAAGAAAGGTGACATCTATGGAGACATAGTATTTACGAGATGATGGAAGATAGCAGTTATACCCACGTTGATGAAGTTGATATCGAACAAAGATACACTTCTGAGCACGAGGAGTAAATTTTGTGCGGTTTAGAACATGGGAATGAACAAAGGCAACGCAACCAAAGACTCAAAGGGGAACATCAGAGATTAATCGAGTGGTTAGGAAGGACTCTTTAAACAGTTCCAATGGAGTATGAAGGTTAAGAATACAAGAGGGCATCCGATTAATGAGATGGGCGGCAGTAAGAACTGCATCCCCTCACAGGTATGACGAAAGAGTGGCAGATAACATAAAAGACCGGGCTACTTCCACCAGATGATGACTTTTTCGCTCGAATACTCCATTCTGTTATGGAGTGTAGGCACACGAGCTCTGGTGGACAATTTCTTTAGAGACAAGAAAACCTCTGAAGGAGGTATTGAAGAATTCTTGCCCATTATCACTCACAAGAAGATTTGTCAGTGAGGAGGAAGACCCAGGAAGGCAAGTGTGGTCGTCTATAAATGTGACAAACCAAAGTTTACCAGTGGAAGTGGTAACAAGTGAGGGACCGCATACATCACTATGAATAAGAGTAAAAGGACTCGAAGGTTTGTAAGGCTGAGACCGGAAAGAAACACGACTTTGCTTGGCATGAATACACACAACACAATTTAAAGAGGAAATATTAACATTGCGAAATAAATGCGGAAAcaaatacttcatatattgaaaattaggATGTTCTAAACGAAAATGCCACAACATAAAGTCATTTTTAGAAACAGAAAAATTTAATGACATAAACCCAATTCGATGATCATCTCTAGAGGAAGCATCTTCAAAAAGGAAATAAAGTCCTCTATTGTGCCAGACAGTACCAATCGTCATCCCCGATTTCAGATTCTGAAACAAAACGGAATCAGGTGAGAAAATTTTCTTACActtcaaatctctattttactgACAGACAATAGATTATAAGAGATTTTAGGCACATGTAAAGTATCACGCAGAACTAAACTGTCAAACGGGGAGATATGGCCTTTCCCTGTAACAGGGGAAAAAGACCCGTCTGCAATTCGAATGCACTCATTCCCAGCACTTGGGTTATAAGAAATAAACAAATCTGA
This DNA window, taken from Benincasa hispida cultivar B227 chromosome 6, ASM972705v1, whole genome shotgun sequence, encodes the following:
- the LOC120079112 gene encoding uncharacterized protein LOC120079112; amino-acid sequence: MDLCREIVWNYVQDETQYLKIEEADRMYVFLARLNPKFDGVRSRILGQRPTPSLREFCSEIRLEEDRSCAMNNPITTTSAAALIAKSPSTDGDKNPLPVCEHWAIDHLTNSSDLFISYNPSAGNECIRIADGSFSPVTGKGHISPFDSLVLRDTLHNLKSGMTIGTVWHNRGLYFLFEDASSRDDHRIGFMSLNFSVSKNDFMLWHFRLEHPNFQYMKYLFPHLFRNVNISSLNCVVCIHAKQSRVSFRSQPYKPSSPFTLIHSDVCGPSLVTTSTGKLWFVTFIDDHTCLPGSSSSLTNLLVSDNGQEFFNTSFRESTLIHISSKPSSEYDDPVLPTNQVPWKTYYRKDLRKEVVSPVEPKLSALVYESIPPSDQTDECRQDKGEGSSNTERMAEEETIENEMILVNDDLEDTTEISDTKIADHGEEPGKLKDRDVSLDFLIALRKGTRSCTKYPMHSYLTYSNLVPEFKAFTTSLDTVMVPNDISVAMKKLEWRSAIMEEMRALEKNETWEQVTLPKGHKTVGCK